From Brassica oleracea var. oleracea cultivar TO1000 chromosome C3, BOL, whole genome shotgun sequence, a single genomic window includes:
- the LOC106328149 gene encoding bidirectional sugar transporter SWEET11-like: MPLFDTHNTWAFVFGLMGNVISFAVFLSPVPTFYRVWKKKTTEGFQSLPYAVALFSATLWLYYATQKKDVFLLVTINSFGCFIETIYISVFLAYAPKKARMLTVKLLLLMNFGGFCLILLLCQFLAKGTTRAKIIGGICVGFSVCVFAAPLSIIRTVIKTRSVEYMPFSLSLTLTISAVVWLLYGLALKDIYVAFPNVLGFALGALQMILYVVYKYCKTPPHLGEKEVEAAKLAPEVSLDILKLGTVSSPEVRQANKCTCGNDRRPEVEDGQNAKNGKQSSSASAT, encoded by the exons ATGCCTCTCTTCGACACTCACAACACATGGGCCTTTGTCTTTGGTTTGATGG GGAATGTCATCTCCTTCGCTGTGTTCCTCTCTCCTGT ACCAACGTTCTATAGGGTTTGGAAGAAGAAGACAACAGAAGGGTTTCAGTCTCTTCCTTACGCTGTGGCTCTCTTCAGCGCGACACTTTGGCTTTACTACGCAACGCAGAAGAAAGATGTTTTCCTCCTCGTCACCATCAACTCTTTTGGATGCTTCATAGAAACTATTTACATCTCTGTCTTCCTTGCATACGCACCCAAGAAAGCCCGG ATGTTGACAGTGAAGTTGCTTCTTCTGATGAACTTTGGAGGATTCTGTCTGATTCTCCTTCTATGCCAATTCTTAGCAAAAGGAACCACACGTGCCAAGATCATCGGAGGAATCTGTGTCGGATTCTCTGTTTGTGTTTTCGCTGCTCCTCTAAGCATAATC AGGACAGTAATAAAGACAAGGAGTGTAGAGTACATGCCCTTTAGCTTGTCCTTAACCCTCACAATCAGTGCTGTCGTATGGCTCCTTTATGGTCTTGCTCTCAAGGACATCTATGTTGCT TTCCCTAATGTGCTTGGTTTTGCTCTCGGTGCACTCCAAATGATACTCTACGTGGTCTACAAATACTGTAAAACGCCGCCGCATCTAGGAGAGAAAGAAGTGGAAGCCGCTAAGTTGGCGCCTGAGGTGAGCCTCGATATCCTGAAGCTAGGCACAGTGTCATCCCCTGAGGTTCGTCAAGCGAACAAGTGTACTTGCGGAAATGATCGGAGGCCTGAGGTTGAAGATGGACAAAACGCTAAAAACGGCAAGCAGTCCTCTTCCGCATCAGCTACATGA